One Paenibacillus riograndensis SBR5 DNA segment encodes these proteins:
- the leuS gene encoding leucine--tRNA ligase: MSDNNTPNTAAGYRAQTIEPKWQKFWDENKTFKTGEDAGKPKFYALDMFPYPSGAGLHVGHPEGYTATDIVSRYKRMRGYNVLHPMGWDAFGLPAEQYAMDTGQHPREITFKNIDNFRRQIKSLGFSYDWDREISTTDPEYYKWTQWIFIQLYNRGLAYVAEVSVNWCEALGTVLANEEVIDGKSERGGHPVVRRPMRQWILKITEYAERLLEDLEELDWEESIKDMQRNWIGKSTGAEVTFAIAGHDASLEVFTTRPDTLFGASYCVLAPEHKLVDLITTEEQKAAVAEYRDKASRKSDLERTDLAKEKSGVFTGAYAVNPVNGAQVPVWIADYVLAGYGTGAIMAVPGHDSRDWEFAKQFGLNILEVVQGGNVEEEAYSGDGPHVNSGFLNGLDNKEAIAKMIAWLEEKGSGKGKVTYRLRDWLFSRQRYWGEPIPILHLEDGTMKTVPVDQLPLLLPEVDSIRPSGTGESPLANVTEWVETIDPETGMKARRETNTMPQWAGSCWYYLRYIDPRNDKELCSPEKQKEWLPVDLYIGGAEHAVLHLLYARFWHKVLYDIGVVDTKEPFHKLVNQGMILGNNNEKMSKSRGNVINPDEIVEAYGADTLRVYEMFMGPLEATKPWNEKGVEGIHRFLSRVWRLFVNEDGSISAKITQGGGTDEFKRTWHKTLKKVTEDFEQLRFNTAISQLMIFINDAYKQETLSTEAAEHFVQMLSPLAPHIAEELWQLLGHEGSISYVAWPAYDEAWTVDAEVEIVVQVNGKIVQRALIPQDMGQEDMQNHALSLPNVKTAIEGKTVRKIIAVPGKLVNIVVG, from the coding sequence ATGAGCGACAACAACACACCAAACACAGCCGCAGGCTACCGTGCCCAAACCATCGAGCCTAAATGGCAGAAGTTCTGGGATGAGAACAAGACTTTTAAGACAGGTGAAGATGCAGGCAAACCGAAATTCTACGCACTGGATATGTTTCCGTATCCTTCAGGCGCAGGGCTGCATGTAGGACACCCGGAAGGCTACACGGCGACGGATATCGTCTCCCGCTACAAGCGGATGCGCGGCTACAACGTGCTGCACCCGATGGGCTGGGATGCCTTCGGCCTTCCGGCTGAGCAATATGCGATGGATACCGGGCAGCATCCGCGCGAGATTACTTTTAAGAACATCGATAATTTCCGCCGGCAGATCAAATCGCTGGGCTTCTCCTATGACTGGGACCGCGAGATCAGCACAACCGATCCGGAGTACTACAAATGGACACAGTGGATCTTTATTCAGCTGTATAACCGCGGACTGGCCTATGTGGCAGAGGTGTCGGTCAATTGGTGTGAGGCCCTGGGAACGGTGCTGGCAAATGAAGAGGTTATCGACGGCAAAAGCGAGCGCGGCGGCCATCCCGTGGTCCGCAGACCCATGCGCCAGTGGATTCTGAAAATTACAGAATACGCGGAACGCCTGCTGGAGGATCTGGAGGAGCTGGACTGGGAAGAAAGCATTAAGGATATGCAGCGCAATTGGATCGGCAAGTCAACCGGAGCTGAAGTGACCTTCGCCATTGCAGGCCATGATGCCAGCCTGGAGGTGTTCACCACCCGTCCGGACACCTTGTTCGGCGCAAGCTACTGTGTGCTGGCACCCGAGCATAAGCTGGTAGATCTCATCACTACAGAAGAGCAGAAGGCAGCAGTCGCAGAATACCGCGATAAGGCTTCACGCAAAAGTGACCTTGAGCGTACAGATCTGGCCAAGGAGAAATCCGGTGTCTTCACGGGTGCCTACGCGGTTAATCCGGTGAACGGCGCCCAGGTGCCGGTCTGGATTGCGGATTATGTGCTTGCCGGTTATGGAACGGGAGCCATTATGGCGGTGCCGGGACATGATTCCCGTGACTGGGAATTCGCCAAGCAGTTTGGCCTGAATATTCTTGAAGTGGTGCAGGGCGGCAATGTTGAGGAAGAAGCTTACAGCGGCGACGGCCCGCATGTGAATTCCGGCTTCCTGAATGGTCTCGATAACAAAGAGGCCATTGCGAAGATGATCGCCTGGCTCGAAGAAAAGGGCAGCGGCAAAGGAAAAGTAACCTACCGCCTGCGCGACTGGCTGTTCAGCCGCCAGCGCTATTGGGGCGAGCCGATTCCGATTCTGCACCTGGAAGACGGCACGATGAAGACAGTCCCTGTAGATCAGCTCCCGCTGCTGCTGCCGGAAGTAGATTCGATCCGGCCTTCAGGCACGGGAGAATCCCCGCTGGCCAATGTGACGGAGTGGGTTGAAACGATTGATCCGGAGACCGGCATGAAAGCCCGCCGCGAGACGAACACCATGCCGCAGTGGGCCGGCAGCTGCTGGTATTACCTGCGTTATATTGATCCCCGCAACGACAAGGAGCTGTGTTCGCCGGAGAAGCAGAAGGAATGGCTGCCCGTTGACCTGTATATCGGCGGAGCTGAGCATGCGGTATTGCATTTGCTCTATGCCCGTTTTTGGCATAAGGTGCTGTATGATATCGGTGTAGTGGATACGAAGGAGCCGTTCCACAAGCTGGTGAACCAGGGCATGATCCTGGGCAACAACAATGAAAAGATGAGTAAATCGCGCGGCAATGTCATCAATCCGGACGAAATTGTGGAAGCTTATGGCGCGGATACACTGCGTGTCTATGAGATGTTCATGGGGCCATTGGAAGCAACGAAGCCATGGAATGAAAAAGGCGTCGAAGGCATCCACCGCTTCCTCTCCCGCGTATGGCGTCTGTTCGTGAACGAGGACGGCAGCATCAGTGCGAAGATTACCCAAGGCGGCGGCACCGATGAGTTCAAACGGACCTGGCACAAGACGCTCAAGAAGGTTACCGAGGACTTCGAGCAGCTGCGCTTCAATACGGCGATCAGCCAGCTGATGATCTTCATCAATGATGCTTATAAGCAGGAGACCTTGTCCACCGAAGCGGCAGAGCATTTCGTGCAGATGCTGTCGCCGCTTGCACCGCATATTGCGGAGGAGCTGTGGCAGCTGCTGGGTCATGAAGGCAGTATCAGCTATGTGGCTTGGCCGGCTTATGATGAAGCCTGGACAGTGGATGCCGAAGTGGAAATCGTCGTTCAGGTGAATGGAAAAATCGTACAGCGCGCGCTGATCCCGCAGGACATGGGTCAGGAGGATATGCAGAACCATGCGCTGTCGCTTCCGAATGTGAAGACAGCTATAGAGGGCAAAACCGTACGCAAAATCATTGCGGTTCCCGGCAAGCTGGTCAATATTGTAGTGGGTTAA
- the comER gene encoding late competence protein ComER encodes MKVGFIGTGSMGSLLIDAFLSSGALEPCDVLASNRSPNRLLQLQQRHPGISIGSNQETAQGSDIVFICVKPLEFKTLTDEISSSLRSEQIVVSITSPVMLHHLESALPSKIAKVIPSITHRVKSGTSLCIFGSRLNTKDRLLLQRLLSFMGVPIEIQEMHTRIASDFSSCGPAFISFFLERWIEAAVEATGIDEELITRLAGEMLLGTGKLLTEGEFSPQELQERVAVPGGITAEALSHLRTSLEGVFERLILTTHDKYDEDVEKLDALYGRGGIIQAPLDR; translated from the coding sequence ATGAAGGTGGGATTTATCGGAACAGGCAGCATGGGCAGTCTGCTCATCGACGCCTTTCTGTCTTCGGGTGCGCTTGAGCCATGTGATGTGCTGGCCAGCAACCGCAGCCCGAACAGGCTTCTGCAGCTTCAACAGCGCCATCCTGGCATCTCCATCGGCAGCAACCAAGAGACTGCACAAGGAAGTGATATTGTCTTCATCTGTGTAAAACCGCTGGAATTCAAAACACTTACGGATGAAATCTCGTCTTCTTTACGCAGCGAGCAGATTGTCGTGTCTATCACCAGCCCAGTAATGCTCCACCATCTGGAATCCGCTCTGCCATCCAAAATAGCCAAAGTCATTCCCAGTATCACCCACCGTGTCAAAAGCGGGACTTCGCTTTGCATATTTGGCAGCAGGCTTAATACAAAAGACAGGCTCCTGCTGCAGCGGCTGCTGTCTTTTATGGGCGTGCCAATAGAAATTCAGGAGATGCATACCCGGATTGCCTCTGATTTCTCCAGCTGCGGTCCCGCATTCATCAGTTTTTTTCTTGAGCGGTGGATTGAAGCCGCAGTAGAAGCTACGGGCATTGATGAAGAGCTGATCACCCGGCTGGCGGGAGAGATGCTGCTCGGCACAGGCAAGCTGCTGACGGAGGGTGAATTCTCTCCGCAGGAGCTACAGGAGAGGGTCGCCGTGCCCGGCGGCATTACAGCGGAAGCGCTGAGCCATCTCCGTACCAGTCTGGAGGGGGTTTTTGAACGGCTGATCCTCACAACACATGATAAATATGATGAGGATGTCGAAAAGCTGGACGCATTATATGGCCGTGGCGGCATCATTCAGGCTCCGCTGGACCGCTAA
- a CDS encoding ComEC/Rec2 family competence protein: MKKRPLLSFTVCWVIGSAAGCLFSGYKLLIYTAGCLLLLAICAVSGRSGWKISVMLGLSLVAATLYWEWNEGRNVSLLPLAFGQSTAELNESYVTAEGQIVSPVERDGDRVDFTVKLSRMGLDRKKVEGELIAVQITLQAESEIAVAAGWKRGDRVAVQGELKQPGEARNFGGFDYRAYLLTQRIHWLLKGEGTASVQAVPPDSWGLSSILRWNDDVRAALGAGMDRLFREPHAGYMKGLVLGLQDDLDEETFKQFSQLGLTHILAISGMHVAVVVGVILFILRRLHFTRETALTVTIVLIPIYVLLSGAGPSIVRAGIMSMIALLAARFGILKDGMNILAAAALMMLVWNPYLLLSVSFQLSFLVTAGLMVYVPLVNPLLCRLPRWLSSTVSVTLVAQLVSFPLTVYYFNQFSLLSFAANLLFVPFITFLVLPLGTAALLLGRFWQAGAGVLAHAAELMNDATFSAVGWMNGFSGGVLIWSSPSLLWICSYYGLLYGILYAMKRRAEARLAPQVMEDETKPLTKLDQPQDSRGRRVRDAGIWSGAGGNLQPTPFQMPESMRWSGPSALLCAVGLALLLYRGYHSEQLGGAGAISYLDVGQGDSILITTPGGAHILVDGGGTVSFGKKEAWRVRRSPFEVGAKTLLPLLKQRGIHRLDAIILTHGDQDHAGGLQAVLEGMPVSALLFNGTLAKGDSYSKLMNTALAAGVRLYPVQQGQALAPDDKTELMFLWPDPHKAGEAKLPEVEDQNHKSVAFRLEMNGRSFLFTGDMDKAAEEAILLDVKKAGAIQGGPIDVLKVAHHGSKTATGADWLEFWNPGAAVISAGVNNLYGHPNGDVLRRLADSSTAVYRTDLQGEIQMEVRREGIAVRHKLEPETEMQE, encoded by the coding sequence ATGAAAAAAAGGCCGTTGTTAAGCTTTACGGTGTGCTGGGTCATCGGGAGTGCGGCAGGCTGTCTGTTCTCAGGATATAAGCTGCTGATTTATACAGCGGGTTGTCTGCTGCTGCTTGCAATCTGTGCTGTCAGCGGGAGAAGCGGCTGGAAAATCTCAGTTATGCTGGGTCTGTCACTCGTTGCTGCCACCCTGTATTGGGAATGGAACGAAGGAAGAAATGTCAGCCTGCTTCCGTTGGCATTCGGGCAATCCACGGCTGAGCTGAACGAATCTTATGTAACGGCAGAAGGGCAAATTGTCTCTCCTGTGGAACGTGATGGGGACCGGGTGGATTTTACTGTGAAGCTGTCGCGGATGGGGCTGGACCGGAAAAAAGTTGAGGGCGAGCTCATCGCTGTACAAATCACGCTCCAGGCTGAGTCGGAAATCGCTGTTGCCGCCGGATGGAAGAGGGGAGACCGGGTGGCCGTCCAGGGAGAACTGAAGCAGCCGGGGGAAGCGCGAAACTTCGGCGGGTTTGATTACCGCGCATATCTGCTGACGCAAAGAATTCACTGGCTGCTCAAGGGGGAGGGGACGGCAAGCGTACAGGCTGTTCCGCCGGATTCCTGGGGTCTCTCCAGCATTCTGCGCTGGAATGACGACGTGCGGGCCGCGCTTGGAGCCGGGATGGACCGTCTGTTTCGTGAGCCGCATGCGGGGTACATGAAGGGGCTTGTCCTTGGCTTGCAGGATGATCTGGATGAAGAAACGTTCAAGCAGTTCTCGCAGCTGGGGCTGACGCATATACTGGCGATCTCGGGAATGCATGTGGCAGTGGTGGTCGGAGTGATTTTATTTATCCTCAGACGATTACACTTCACCAGAGAAACAGCACTGACTGTGACGATAGTATTGATACCTATATATGTGCTGCTGTCCGGTGCCGGGCCGTCCATTGTGCGGGCAGGAATTATGAGTATGATTGCCCTGCTCGCTGCGCGGTTTGGCATACTGAAGGACGGAATGAATATTCTCGCGGCCGCAGCGCTGATGATGCTGGTCTGGAATCCGTATCTGCTGCTCAGCGTAAGCTTTCAGCTGTCTTTTCTGGTGACCGCAGGACTCATGGTGTATGTTCCCCTGGTGAACCCGCTGCTGTGCAGGCTGCCCCGCTGGCTGAGCAGCACGGTTTCAGTCACACTGGTGGCGCAGCTTGTGTCCTTTCCGCTGACCGTCTATTATTTCAATCAGTTTTCCTTGCTTTCCTTCGCCGCTAATCTGCTGTTTGTGCCCTTTATTACCTTTCTGGTACTGCCGCTCGGGACGGCAGCCCTGCTGCTTGGCCGCTTTTGGCAGGCTGGTGCAGGTGTGCTTGCACATGCTGCGGAACTGATGAATGATGCTACATTTAGCGCGGTGGGATGGATGAACGGGTTTTCGGGCGGTGTGCTGATCTGGAGTTCACCCTCCTTGCTGTGGATCTGCAGCTATTATGGCTTGCTCTATGGAATACTCTATGCCATGAAGCGGCGTGCCGAGGCCCGGCTGGCCCCGCAGGTCATGGAGGATGAGACCAAACCGCTGACGAAGCTGGATCAACCGCAAGACAGCAGAGGGAGAAGAGTCCGGGATGCTGGGATATGGAGCGGAGCCGGAGGAAACCTGCAGCCTACCCCGTTTCAAATGCCAGAATCCATGCGCTGGAGCGGGCCGTCAGCTCTCCTATGTGCAGTTGGATTAGCACTGCTGCTGTACAGGGGTTATCACTCGGAGCAGCTTGGAGGTGCCGGAGCCATCAGCTACCTCGATGTGGGGCAGGGTGACAGTATTCTGATTACCACCCCCGGCGGAGCCCATATTCTGGTTGATGGCGGCGGCACGGTCAGCTTTGGCAAAAAGGAAGCGTGGCGCGTCCGCCGCAGTCCGTTTGAGGTCGGAGCCAAAACCCTGCTGCCGCTGCTGAAGCAGCGGGGCATTCACCGCCTGGACGCCATCATCCTGACCCATGGCGACCAGGACCATGCCGGGGGACTCCAGGCAGTATTGGAGGGAATGCCTGTTTCGGCGCTGCTGTTCAATGGAACGCTCGCCAAGGGAGATTCCTACAGCAAGCTGATGAATACAGCGCTCGCTGCAGGTGTCCGGCTGTATCCGGTGCAGCAGGGACAGGCGCTTGCTCCGGATGATAAGACGGAGCTGATGTTCCTGTGGCCGGACCCGCACAAGGCAGGGGAGGCCAAGCTACCGGAGGTGGAGGACCAGAATCACAAGTCGGTGGCCTTCCGGCTGGAGATGAACGGCCGGAGCTTTCTTTTTACAGGGGATATGGACAAGGCGGCGGAGGAAGCGATCCTGCTGGACGTGAAGAAGGCCGGAGCTATACAAGGTGGTCCGATAGATGTACTGAAAGTGGCCCATCACGGCAGCAAAACCGCAACAGGCGCAGACTGGCTGGAATTCTGGAACCCGGGCGCAGCCGTAATTTCGGCAGGCGTTAACAATCTGTATGGGCATCCCAATGGCGATGTGCTTAGGCGCCTGGCTGACAGCAGCACTGCTGTGTACCGGACCGATCTGCAGGGGGAGATTCAGATGGAGGTCCGGCGGGAGGGGATCGCGGTGCGTCATAAGCTGGAGCCGGAGACAGAGATGCAGGAATAA
- a CDS encoding ComEA family DNA-binding protein: MNVNKIATMMAAVLLGGGLIWAAGREEDNGIAGWESLNVSMAQALGVADKPNTTVTAGVGGGEARNPKVAAVDKDAAVDKDAVVGKDTAVDKGAAAGGGEAGDGLKGTSGAAAAGSAGETVNGNAAGAAGGGGAVSTAAGNASPPTAEAEDATGTVSSSTASSSTASTGQASTDGRINVNTADAAALMDLPGIGGKKAQAIIDYRSSKGAFHSLSDLGEVKGIGPKMLEKLKPLVSF; encoded by the coding sequence ATGAATGTAAATAAGATAGCTACTATGATGGCTGCTGTACTGCTTGGCGGTGGATTGATCTGGGCGGCCGGCCGGGAAGAGGATAACGGAATTGCTGGCTGGGAGTCTTTGAACGTCAGTATGGCCCAGGCGCTGGGGGTGGCGGACAAGCCAAATACAACAGTAACCGCCGGGGTTGGAGGGGGAGAAGCAAGGAATCCGAAGGTAGCTGCCGTGGACAAGGACGCTGCCGTGGATAAGGACGCTGTCGTGGGCAAGGATACTGCCGTGGACAAGGGGGCTGCAGCTGGGGGAGGGGAGGCAGGCGACGGTTTGAAAGGAACATCCGGAGCAGCGGCGGCAGGGTCTGCGGGCGAGACTGTGAACGGAAATGCTGCTGGAGCCGCTGGGGGCGGCGGAGCAGTGTCAACCGCAGCAGGGAATGCGTCGCCACCCACAGCGGAGGCCGAAGACGCTACTGGAACCGTCTCCAGCAGCACGGCTTCCAGCAGCACAGCTTCTACCGGCCAGGCTTCTACGGACGGCAGAATCAACGTCAACACTGCGGATGCTGCAGCGCTGATGGATCTCCCTGGCATTGGCGGGAAGAAAGCGCAGGCGATAATAGATTACCGCAGCAGCAAAGGGGCTTTTCACAGCTTGTCGGATTTGGGTGAGGTGAAGGGGATCGGGCCGAAAATGCTGGAGAAGCTGAAGCCGCTGGTGAGTTTTTAA
- a CDS encoding deoxycytidylate deaminase produces MTVAYRKNWDTYFMDIACMVSTRSRCPRRHVGAVLVQGKKLLGTAYNGAPMGVPDCSEAGCMVSEQYERELVNGVETMVKKQRCIRTIHAEQNLLLFTDRSDREGSTVYVTDEPCWTCANMLANSGIVEIVYLRPYRKDMEKVEAMLASKGIIFRQLENYEPPKETMITVSE; encoded by the coding sequence ATGACTGTAGCCTACCGCAAGAATTGGGATACTTATTTCATGGATATTGCCTGCATGGTCTCCACACGCTCGCGCTGCCCCCGCCGGCATGTCGGCGCGGTCCTCGTACAGGGCAAGAAGCTGCTGGGCACGGCGTATAACGGTGCACCTATGGGTGTGCCGGATTGTTCTGAGGCGGGATGTATGGTTTCGGAGCAGTATGAACGGGAACTCGTTAACGGTGTGGAGACGATGGTGAAGAAGCAGCGCTGCATCCGCACCATTCACGCTGAGCAGAACCTGCTGCTGTTCACGGACCGGAGCGACCGGGAGGGCAGCACCGTCTATGTCACCGATGAACCCTGCTGGACCTGCGCCAATATGCTCGCCAACAGCGGGATTGTCGAGATCGTCTATCTGCGTCCTTACCGCAAGGACATGGAGAAGGTGGAAGCCATGCTGGCCTCCAAAGGCATTATTTTCCGTCAGTTGGAGAACTATGAACCGCCGAAGGAAACGATGATCACCGTATCGGAATAG